From Nitrospira sp., the proteins below share one genomic window:
- the galU gene encoding UTP--glucose-1-phosphate uridylyltransferase GalU, with product MPSYTVRKAVIPAAGLGTRFLPATKASPKEMLPLVDKPLIQYTVEEAVASGIEDIIVITGRGKRAIEDHFDRSVELEENLKGTGKSQLLNQMRQISTLANFCYVRQPEALGLGHAVLCAQRLIGDEPFAVILGDEIIDAPVPALAQLIHVYNKRHGAVLGVQDVPKQDVGRYGIVTPKRLGKGLHRVMDLVEKPSPAEAPSTLAVIGRYILPPEIFPILRKTKPGKNGEIQLTDALKTLAKQSPMYAHEVVGLRHDAGDKLGFLIATVEFALKNPSLGPEFHEYLSTKMRANAARHTTRRSR from the coding sequence TGCTCCCCTTGGTCGATAAACCGTTGATTCAATACACGGTCGAAGAAGCCGTCGCCTCGGGCATCGAGGACATCATCGTCATCACCGGCCGAGGCAAGCGCGCCATCGAAGACCACTTCGACCGCTCAGTCGAGCTCGAGGAAAACCTTAAAGGCACCGGTAAATCCCAACTGCTCAACCAGATGCGCCAGATTTCGACCCTGGCCAACTTTTGCTATGTCCGCCAGCCGGAAGCACTCGGATTGGGCCATGCCGTGCTCTGCGCGCAGCGCCTGATCGGCGACGAACCCTTTGCGGTCATTCTCGGCGATGAAATCATCGATGCGCCGGTTCCCGCGCTCGCGCAACTCATCCACGTCTATAACAAGCGCCATGGGGCCGTGCTGGGCGTACAAGATGTTCCCAAACAGGACGTCGGCCGCTACGGCATCGTCACGCCCAAGCGACTCGGCAAAGGCCTGCACCGCGTCATGGACCTCGTCGAAAAGCCGTCACCGGCTGAAGCGCCGTCCACGCTCGCCGTGATCGGGCGCTATATCCTTCCGCCGGAGATCTTCCCGATTCTGCGCAAGACGAAGCCCGGGAAAAACGGTGAAATCCAATTGACCGATGCGTTGAAAACTTTGGCGAAGCAATCACCCATGTACGCCCACGAAGTGGTGGGACTCCGCCACGATGCCGGAGACAAATTAGGGTTTTTGATTGCCACCGTCGAGTTCGCACTGAAAAATCCGTCTCTGGGCCCTGAGTTTCACGAATACCTCTCAACGAAAATGCGGGCAAACGCCGCCAGACACACCACTCGCCGATCACGCTAG